From the genome of Fimbriimonadaceae bacterium, one region includes:
- a CDS encoding WD40 repeat domain-containing protein, translating into MAASDAASETAALVVKPIRTSHGIKLMSVAPGPTGSKVVIGAEDKTVRIVDASTGGTVMTFTGHPQPCYAVAWSPNGKLIASGDESARIFIWDTATGKKLRELRTHTRGIQALSFSPNSQTLMSTGKDDMMRVYDLSNGKEIKTIAGKGTNLYGAQYLDNGGTIVASLGAGVKLTIGSKVTTFNYPGNQGYWDAAYLPQSSRVLTAARDGRIGLWDAKTGNRIQFLNGHQDWAVHVVATPNGKYGISSSADRTVRVWDLKTLANVATLEDQSLVGAPITVTADGKYLISCSSSESLQVSALNPPQPPTPVKATKAKKRGG; encoded by the coding sequence TTGGCAGCTTCGGACGCTGCGTCAGAGACCGCCGCTTTGGTCGTGAAGCCGATACGCACTTCGCATGGGATCAAGTTAATGTCCGTTGCTCCTGGTCCGACCGGATCGAAGGTCGTGATTGGGGCCGAAGACAAAACCGTACGAATCGTTGACGCAAGTACTGGAGGGACGGTCATGACGTTTACCGGTCATCCCCAACCCTGTTACGCAGTTGCTTGGAGCCCGAACGGAAAACTGATCGCTTCGGGAGATGAGTCGGCAAGGATTTTCATTTGGGACACAGCGACTGGTAAGAAGCTGCGCGAACTGCGTACACATACACGAGGCATTCAGGCTCTTAGTTTCAGCCCAAACAGCCAGACCCTGATGAGCACAGGCAAGGACGACATGATGCGTGTCTATGACCTGTCCAATGGTAAAGAGATCAAAACCATTGCTGGTAAGGGCACGAACCTTTATGGAGCGCAATATTTAGACAACGGCGGTACCATCGTCGCTTCTCTCGGCGCAGGTGTTAAGCTCACGATCGGCTCAAAGGTGACAACCTTTAACTATCCCGGAAATCAGGGGTACTGGGATGCAGCTTATCTCCCCCAATCGAGCCGAGTTCTTACCGCTGCCCGAGACGGGCGCATCGGGCTATGGGATGCAAAAACGGGCAACCGGATTCAATTCCTCAATGGCCATCAGGATTGGGCTGTCCATGTCGTCGCTACCCCGAACGGCAAGTACGGCATCAGCAGTTCGGCAGACCGAACAGTTCGCGTCTGGGATCTGAAGACTCTTGCGAACGTCGCTACTCTTGAAGATCAGTCTCTTGTTGGCGCCCCGATCACCGTAACCGCCGACGGCAAATATCTGATCTCTTGCAGCTCTTCGGAGTCGCTTCAAGTGAGCGCGTTGAATCCCCCGCAACCGCCAACTCCTGTGAAGGCAACGAAGGCCAAGAAGCGCGGCGGCTAA
- the ftsZ gene encoding cell division protein FtsZ, whose protein sequence is MRPENLFESQATIKVLGIGGAGCNAVNRMISEGVLGVQFVALNTDGQALQLSRASKKLQIGETLTRGLGAGGDPVVGEKAAHESEKLIEAELEGADMIFITAGMGGGTGTGAAPVVAEIARRKGILTVGVVTKPFLFEGPRRRKLAEDGAARLKDSVDTLITVPNDRLLSVVEKKTTMQQAFAEADDVLRQGVQGISDIILLPGVINVDFADVRSVMRGAGVALMGLGKGVGDQRARMAAQHAANSPLLETSIQGAKRLLVNITAGPDFSIGEAHEAMEYILQFADSEDADIIMGHVLRDNSEGEVSVTLLAAGMTGTVPLQHRDQEVFVTDSTGTVNVPRRDVSSTQPNASTPPPIGLDEIDLDIPTFLRRQRSGN, encoded by the coding sequence ATGCGACCAGAAAACCTTTTTGAAAGCCAAGCAACGATCAAAGTCCTTGGAATTGGCGGTGCCGGATGCAACGCAGTCAACCGTATGATCTCGGAAGGGGTCTTGGGTGTCCAGTTCGTTGCACTCAACACCGACGGGCAGGCTCTGCAACTCTCGCGAGCTTCGAAGAAGCTGCAGATTGGCGAAACGCTCACGCGTGGCCTCGGCGCGGGTGGTGATCCTGTGGTCGGCGAAAAAGCCGCCCACGAAAGCGAAAAGCTGATTGAAGCCGAGCTCGAGGGCGCCGATATGATCTTTATCACGGCGGGCATGGGTGGTGGCACCGGAACCGGTGCAGCTCCGGTTGTCGCCGAGATCGCACGTCGCAAGGGGATCTTGACCGTTGGCGTTGTCACCAAGCCGTTCCTTTTCGAGGGCCCGCGAAGGCGCAAACTTGCCGAAGATGGCGCGGCAAGGCTTAAGGATTCGGTCGACACGCTGATCACAGTCCCCAACGACCGGTTGCTCAGCGTGGTGGAAAAGAAGACTACGATGCAGCAGGCGTTTGCCGAAGCCGACGACGTTCTCCGACAAGGAGTGCAAGGCATCAGCGACATCATCCTGCTTCCCGGTGTGATCAACGTGGACTTTGCCGACGTCAGAAGCGTCATGCGCGGCGCTGGAGTCGCCCTGATGGGACTTGGCAAGGGTGTTGGCGATCAGAGAGCGCGTATGGCTGCTCAGCACGCCGCAAACTCGCCTTTGCTGGAAACCAGCATCCAAGGCGCGAAGCGGTTGCTGGTTAATATCACAGCCGGACCGGACTTCAGCATCGGGGAAGCCCACGAGGCGATGGAGTACATCCTGCAGTTTGCGGACTCTGAAGATGCCGATATCATCATGGGTCACGTCCTGCGCGACAACAGCGAAGGCGAAGTGAGTGTGACTCTGCTCGCCGCAGGCATGACAGGAACTGTTCCACTCCAACACCGAGATCAGGAAGTTTTCGTCACGGACTCGACAGGCACTGTGAATGTTCCTCGACGAGACGTTTCCTCGACGCAACCCAATGCATCAACGCCGCCACCGATAGGGCTTGACGAGATTGACCTCGATATTCCGACGTTCCTTCGACGCCAGCGCAGCGGCAATTAA
- the prmC gene encoding peptide chain release factor N(5)-glutamine methyltransferase: protein MTLGEWIPQAGAALRQNGVESPTLEAQVLAAHTLGRDRSWVLAHPEAELPELAANALLERRLGHEPLAYILGYREFYGRRFAVNPSVLIPRQDTETLIEAALMHPALTSDNPLRVLDIGTGSGCIAITLKLERPLWSIAATDISPKALQSAELNAESLGAVVRLLQGDLFEPVQGETFDLIVSNPPYIGIHEELAPEVREHEPASALFGGESGDEFYRRLAREVGPHLAEGGWVFVEVGYQQAEAVRGLLEAQGMRFGQAYADIQGHQRILSFSLG, encoded by the coding sequence ATGACCCTTGGCGAGTGGATTCCCCAAGCTGGAGCTGCGCTTCGTCAGAACGGCGTCGAATCCCCCACGCTTGAGGCACAGGTGCTCGCCGCGCACACGCTCGGGCGCGACCGCAGCTGGGTTCTTGCCCACCCCGAAGCCGAGCTTCCCGAGCTTGCCGCGAATGCTCTGCTCGAACGCCGTCTGGGGCATGAGCCGCTGGCCTATATCCTCGGATATCGCGAGTTTTACGGACGCCGGTTTGCCGTGAATCCGAGCGTTCTGATCCCTCGCCAGGACACTGAGACGCTGATCGAGGCCGCCCTCATGCACCCTGCGCTCACGTCGGACAATCCTTTGCGCGTTCTCGACATCGGCACCGGCTCCGGCTGTATCGCGATCACGCTGAAGCTGGAGCGACCGCTTTGGAGCATAGCAGCGACCGACATCTCCCCGAAAGCTCTCCAGAGTGCCGAGCTGAATGCGGAGAGCCTTGGCGCGGTGGTTCGGCTGCTGCAAGGCGACCTCTTCGAGCCGGTGCAGGGAGAGACGTTCGATCTGATCGTCAGCAATCCACCCTATATCGGCATTCATGAGGAGCTTGCGCCGGAAGTGCGCGAGCATGAGCCTGCATCGGCGCTTTTTGGCGGGGAGAGCGGGGATGAGTTCTACCGGCGTCTGGCCAGGGAGGTTGGGCCGCATCTGGCGGAAGGGGGCTGGGTGTTCGTCGAGGTGGGCTACCAGCAGGCTGAGGCAGTGCGGGGACTGCTTGAGGCGCAGGGGATGCGGTTTGGGCAGGCTTATGCGGACATACAAGGGCACCAGCGCATCCTTTCGTTTTCGTTGGGATAG